In Edaphobacter dinghuensis, a genomic segment contains:
- a CDS encoding 3-keto-disaccharide hydrolase, which translates to MHYGKRAGSALLKVLVLTLCVAALPLAMAQKIPPHKHAVVLFNGSNLKNFDTFIEGKGLNSDPDHVFQVENGVIHVSGKTMGYIITKKEYQNFYLRAEFKWGEGTFGSRAGQARDSGILYNVQGEQKVWPRSIEFQITEGGTGDFWMTDGAALTGKDGMRVTGPPGKAMKIDRFGKGPWQNVTGYRDPVGEVEKPHGEWNVLELVTQGNDVKQYVNGKLVNEGTDPSPTSGKILFQSEGAEVYFRNMKLYPLK; encoded by the coding sequence ATGCACTACGGGAAAAGAGCGGGCTCTGCGCTGTTAAAGGTCCTTGTGTTGACGCTCTGTGTCGCGGCGCTCCCTCTGGCGATGGCGCAGAAAATACCACCACATAAGCATGCAGTCGTCCTATTTAACGGCTCCAACCTTAAAAATTTTGACACGTTTATCGAAGGCAAAGGGCTGAACTCCGATCCCGACCATGTATTTCAGGTAGAGAATGGCGTGATCCACGTCTCCGGAAAAACGATGGGCTACATCATCACGAAGAAGGAGTATCAAAACTTCTATCTGCGTGCCGAATTTAAGTGGGGAGAGGGCACCTTCGGAAGCCGCGCCGGTCAGGCTCGCGATAGCGGCATCCTCTACAACGTGCAGGGCGAGCAAAAGGTCTGGCCGCGGTCGATCGAGTTCCAGATCACCGAGGGCGGTACGGGAGATTTCTGGATGACCGACGGTGCGGCCTTGACGGGCAAAGACGGCATGCGAGTCACCGGACCGCCGGGGAAGGCGATGAAGATCGATCGCTTCGGCAAAGGCCCTTGGCAGAATGTCACTGGATATCGCGACCCGGTAGGCGAGGTGGAAAAACCTCATGGCGAATGGAATGTGCTGGAGCTGGTGACACAGGGGAATGATGTGAAGCAATACGTCAACGGGAAGCTTGTGAATGAAGGGACCGACCCCTCACCCACAAGCGGTAAGATCCTGTTTCAGTCCGAAGGCGCAGAGGTCTATTTCCGCAACATGAAGCTCTACCCATTGAAATAG
- a CDS encoding class I SAM-dependent methyltransferase, which translates to MRNLFSSDSSGSAKGAGGNRVPRHSSGWKELLKHLSAQESLRVLDIGPTSSTNINYITSLGHSIYMANLVEEAAKPEWVVPAEGDKPAGFNVESFLQSNLNFSGRMFDVVILWDTADYLPEPLLGPVFARIHEVLQPGGLMLAFFHASQDAETSFNRYHLTDTDVIEMQRAGNYPLLNVYSNRKIENMLSEFSNFRFFLAKDSLREVIITR; encoded by the coding sequence ATGCGCAATCTCTTCAGCAGCGATAGCTCAGGCAGTGCCAAAGGCGCTGGCGGCAACCGCGTTCCCCGCCATTCCAGCGGATGGAAGGAGTTACTCAAGCACCTAAGCGCACAGGAATCGCTGCGCGTTCTCGATATCGGCCCCACGTCTTCCACCAATATCAACTACATTACCAGCCTTGGCCATAGTATCTATATGGCCAACCTGGTGGAAGAAGCTGCGAAACCGGAGTGGGTCGTCCCCGCGGAAGGGGACAAGCCCGCAGGCTTCAACGTAGAGAGCTTTCTTCAATCCAATCTCAATTTTTCAGGACGCATGTTCGACGTAGTAATCCTGTGGGACACAGCAGACTATCTGCCTGAGCCTCTGCTTGGCCCAGTATTTGCGCGGATACATGAGGTGCTGCAGCCTGGCGGCCTTATGCTTGCGTTCTTTCATGCGTCACAGGATGCAGAGACGTCTTTTAACCGCTATCACCTCACGGATACGGACGTTATCGAGATGCAGCGCGCTGGAAACTATCCGTTGCTCAACGTCTATAGCAATCGAAAGATTGAGAATATGTTGAGCGAATTTAGTAACTTCCGCTTCTTCCTCGCAAAAGACAGTCTGCGAGAAGTCATCATTACTCGCTAG
- the prfB gene encoding peptide chain release factor 2 (programmed frameshift), with protein sequence MLSDLEFTYNPVRDKVRDLREYLDSARLRRELTAIEEKTADPAIWADPARSQPLMRERKRLETLLADDAELARRSDDIEAYFELAKEGENTEPDLVREIPLLIEFADQLESKTMLSGESDSLNAIVVVHPGAGGTESQDWAEMLMRMYIRWGERQNFKVEINEVQDGDEAGIKSATFTISGDFAFGLLSGETGVHRLVRISPFDSAKRRHTSFASVFVSPEIDDTIVIDIKPDDLRIDTYRSGGKGGQHVNTTDSAVRITHIPTGLVAGCQNERSQHKNKEKAMKLLRSRLYEYELEKKKAVSKKLEDSKLDIKFGSQIRSYVLQPYRMAKDLRTRVEVGDVDKVLDGDLEPFIRGYLRMRREGNFPAEIADDDL encoded by the exons ATGTTGAGCGACTTAGAATTTACCTACAACCCAGTTCGCGACAAGGTTCGCGATCTGCGGGAGTATCTT GACTCGGCCCGTTTGCGCCGTGAACTAACTGCCATCGAAGAAAAAACCGCTGACCCGGCTATCTGGGCCGATCCGGCGCGTTCGCAGCCACTGATGCGCGAACGGAAGCGCCTCGAAACCCTGCTCGCTGACGACGCTGAGTTAGCGCGTCGCTCCGACGATATCGAGGCTTACTTTGAGCTCGCCAAAGAAGGTGAAAATACAGAGCCTGATCTCGTTCGAGAGATTCCTCTGCTGATCGAATTTGCCGATCAGCTCGAATCGAAGACAATGCTCTCAGGCGAGTCCGACTCTCTCAACGCAATCGTCGTTGTCCATCCTGGCGCAGGTGGCACCGAGTCGCAGGATTGGGCCGAGATGCTCATGCGTATGTACATTCGCTGGGGAGAGCGCCAGAACTTCAAGGTCGAGATCAACGAAGTTCAGGACGGTGATGAAGCCGGCATCAAGTCCGCCACCTTCACCATCTCCGGCGACTTCGCCTTCGGTCTGCTTAGCGGAGAGACAGGCGTTCATCGGCTGGTCCGTATCTCGCCGTTCGACTCAGCCAAGCGCCGCCACACCAGCTTTGCCAGTGTCTTTGTCTCTCCTGAGATCGACGACACGATTGTCATCGACATCAAGCCCGACGATCTTCGTATCGACACGTATCGTTCCGGTGGCAAAGGTGGGCAACACGTTAATACGACCGACTCCGCCGTCCGCATCACGCACATTCCGACCGGCCTCGTCGCCGGATGTCAGAACGAGCGCTCTCAGCACAAGAACAAGGAGAAGGCCATGAAGCTTCTCCGTTCCCGCCTCTACGAGTACGAACTGGAAAAGAAAAAAGCGGTCAGCAAAAAACTGGAAGACTCTAAGCTCGACATCAAGTTCGGTTCGCAGATTCGCAGCTACGTCCTTCAGCCTTACCGCATGGCCAAAGACCTGCGCACCCGCGTAGAAGTAGGCGATGTCGACAAGGTTCTCGATGGCGACCTCGAGCCATTCATCCGTGGTTATCTGCGGATGAGGCGCGAGGGCAACTTCCCTGCAGAGATTGCAGACGACGATCTCTAG
- a CDS encoding CPBP family intramembrane glutamic endopeptidase codes for MSELPLNTSSFGDNPSPEAPAPAIPSFRPTGAEDETTMFLPDTPNTSSDYTPRRIPHLGHAVLFIAFAGLVLLMSQATLLGFFTLHNAQKIAAATQQPKLLIAAMAITYVTTLLVSWFFFPLLWHRSFPEGLQWNFAPARRNVLKLIGLGLVLGWTVQAISSLIPMPKSIPMDNFFHTPSDVWIVTLFGTLLAPLFEEICFRGFLLPAFAIAYDWLSLPRTPVALQRWQTTTNLSAAGLLFSAIVSSVLFALLHAEQLAHAWGALVVLFCVSLVLTLVRIRTQSVACSALVHACYNLSVFIALFIVTGGYRHLDRIAK; via the coding sequence ATGAGCGAACTTCCACTCAACACTTCGTCCTTCGGCGACAACCCCTCACCCGAGGCTCCCGCGCCCGCCATCCCATCGTTTCGTCCTACTGGTGCCGAGGACGAGACAACGATGTTTCTCCCGGACACACCGAACACCTCGTCGGACTACACGCCGCGACGCATTCCTCATCTGGGCCATGCTGTTCTCTTCATCGCTTTTGCCGGCCTCGTTCTACTGATGTCGCAGGCAACGCTGCTGGGTTTCTTTACGCTCCACAACGCACAGAAGATTGCTGCGGCTACCCAGCAACCCAAACTGCTCATCGCCGCCATGGCCATCACTTACGTGACCACACTGCTGGTGTCGTGGTTCTTCTTCCCTCTTCTCTGGCATCGTTCTTTTCCTGAGGGATTGCAGTGGAACTTCGCCCCCGCACGCCGCAATGTGCTTAAGCTCATCGGCCTTGGCCTGGTTCTGGGCTGGACCGTACAGGCCATCTCCAGCCTCATTCCGATGCCCAAGTCCATCCCCATGGACAACTTCTTCCACACTCCCTCTGACGTGTGGATCGTCACGTTATTCGGAACTCTGCTTGCACCTTTGTTCGAGGAGATCTGCTTCCGTGGCTTCCTTCTGCCTGCCTTCGCCATAGCCTACGACTGGCTTAGCTTACCGCGCACTCCTGTGGCGTTGCAGCGCTGGCAGACCACAACCAACCTGAGCGCTGCGGGCCTGCTCTTCTCCGCTATTGTGAGCAGTGTTCTTTTTGCTTTGCTTCACGCAGAGCAACTGGCACACGCCTGGGGAGCACTTGTTGTCCTCTTCTGCGTCTCGCTTGTCCTTACCCTCGTCCGCATCCGGACCCAGTCGGTAGCCTGTTCAGCGCTGGTTCATGCCTGCTATAACCTGTCGGTGTTTATCGCACTATTCATCGTCACCGGCGGCTACCGCCATCTCGATCGCATCGCAAAGTAG
- a CDS encoding DinB family protein, giving the protein MMKSSAKSHSTADQHEPLRKELAALLQGGQAHVTFDDAVKDFPAELRGKVPENLPYSAWQLLEHLRIAQRDILDFSSPPTGGYQPLEWPEAYWPKSPEPPSAQAWNHAIAAIRKDREHFESLIMKPEAYLFKPFRWGNGQNLLREALLIADHAAYHLGELIVLRRLLGIWHK; this is encoded by the coding sequence ATGATGAAGTCCAGCGCTAAATCGCACTCCACCGCCGATCAGCACGAGCCACTGCGCAAAGAGCTTGCTGCGCTCCTTCAAGGCGGGCAGGCCCACGTTACGTTCGACGACGCGGTGAAAGACTTTCCCGCAGAACTGCGCGGTAAGGTGCCGGAAAACCTTCCTTACTCCGCCTGGCAGTTGCTCGAGCACCTGCGCATCGCCCAGCGCGACATCCTCGACTTCAGCTCGCCGCCTACCGGCGGCTACCAGCCGCTCGAATGGCCCGAGGCCTATTGGCCGAAGTCCCCCGAGCCGCCGTCCGCACAGGCATGGAATCACGCCATCGCTGCCATTCGTAAAGATCGCGAGCACTTCGAGTCGCTCATCATGAAGCCCGAAGCCTATCTCTTCAAGCCCTTCCGCTGGGGCAACGGCCAGAACCTTCTGCGCGAAGCCCTTCTCATCGCCGACCATGCTGCCTACCATCTCGGCGAACTCATCGTCCTTCGTCGCCTATTGGGAATCTGGCACAAATAA
- the lnt gene encoding apolipoprotein N-acyltransferase has translation MRQIPLRLCLMAVLSGILQVLPFPIAGPTPLWRTAFCWVALLPLLCALLANNKEGNPLRLYEGAILGYLCGFVWYLGNCYWIYQTMYLYGGLAKPIAAGILVLFCLYLGLYHALFGMLVTACRRLGRQLTLVLIPFIWVAVELARARITGFPWDQLGVAQVDNSLLAHLAPIAGVYGLSFIIVAVNVLWLICIRVRERRFTRLAFTVGGVAIILLYLVALRHLQPPAHLATSARATLLQENLAVGSERVGPEPSLDELIDSFSQLSLHPPRSRCNGIPELSSTTCIVFASPPQSVQETAPPTPANLIVWPEAPAPFAEEDPRFRLGMSSLARAANAPVIVDDLGTTRSSNPTASKVYDRFNSASFLTPDGAFAGRYDKMHLVPFGEYVPFKSLFFFAGDLLAEAGDLSAGAHRTVFTYDGHSYGTFICYESTFADEVRLFVLKGADVLVNISDDGWYGDTSAPWQHLNMVRMRAIENHRWVLRSTNTGVTAVIDPYGRVTAAAPRHIRTALYAGFGYEHDITFYTKHGDLFAYLCALITTLAFVYSFRRKIN, from the coding sequence ATGCGACAAATCCCTCTGCGGCTCTGTTTGATGGCGGTACTCTCCGGGATCCTTCAGGTGCTGCCCTTTCCTATCGCAGGCCCCACGCCGCTCTGGCGAACTGCTTTCTGTTGGGTTGCGCTTCTTCCGCTTCTATGTGCACTCCTTGCGAATAACAAAGAAGGCAATCCACTCAGGCTTTATGAGGGAGCGATACTAGGCTATCTCTGCGGCTTTGTCTGGTATCTCGGTAACTGCTATTGGATCTACCAGACCATGTATCTCTATGGCGGTTTAGCCAAACCTATCGCTGCAGGTATTCTTGTCCTCTTCTGTCTGTATCTCGGTCTCTATCACGCACTCTTCGGGATGCTTGTTACGGCGTGCCGTCGTCTTGGACGCCAGCTAACGCTCGTTTTAATCCCATTCATCTGGGTTGCGGTAGAGCTCGCTCGAGCACGTATTACCGGTTTTCCATGGGACCAGTTGGGCGTTGCGCAGGTGGATAACTCACTCCTAGCTCACCTCGCACCTATCGCAGGCGTCTATGGACTGTCCTTTATTATCGTGGCAGTTAATGTTCTCTGGCTTATTTGTATTCGTGTTCGAGAGCGGCGATTTACGCGTCTGGCATTTACGGTCGGCGGAGTAGCAATCATCTTGTTGTACCTTGTGGCATTGCGTCATCTTCAGCCACCTGCTCATCTTGCGACGAGCGCCCGTGCCACATTGCTGCAGGAGAATCTTGCTGTCGGTTCAGAAAGAGTTGGTCCGGAACCATCTCTCGATGAACTTATCGACTCCTTTTCGCAACTTAGCCTCCATCCTCCTCGCAGTCGCTGCAATGGGATCCCCGAGCTTTCCTCGACTACCTGTATTGTCTTCGCATCTCCTCCGCAATCCGTTCAAGAGACCGCGCCGCCTACGCCGGCGAATCTTATCGTATGGCCTGAAGCGCCTGCGCCGTTTGCAGAGGAAGACCCGCGCTTTCGTCTCGGCATGTCTTCGCTTGCACGCGCCGCCAATGCGCCCGTCATCGTCGATGACTTAGGAACTACTCGCAGCTCCAATCCCACTGCCTCCAAGGTCTACGATCGATTCAACTCCGCCTCATTCCTTACACCGGACGGAGCCTTTGCTGGTCGCTACGACAAGATGCATCTCGTTCCCTTCGGCGAATATGTTCCCTTCAAATCTCTCTTCTTCTTCGCCGGAGACTTACTTGCCGAAGCAGGCGACTTATCGGCGGGCGCTCATCGTACCGTCTTCACCTACGATGGCCACAGTTACGGCACCTTCATCTGCTACGAGTCCACCTTTGCCGATGAGGTTCGTCTCTTTGTGCTTAAAGGGGCAGACGTACTTGTTAACATCTCCGACGATGGCTGGTATGGAGATACCAGCGCTCCCTGGCAACATCTAAACATGGTGCGCATGCGCGCAATCGAAAACCATCGCTGGGTCCTTCGCTCGACGAACACCGGCGTTACAGCTGTGATCGACCCCTACGGCCGCGTGACAGCCGCAGCACCTCGCCATATTCGCACCGCTCTCTACGCCGGCTTCGGCTATGAACACGACATCACTTTCTATACGAAGCACGGCGATCTCTTCGCTTATCTCTGCGCTCTCATCACAACGCTGGCATTCGTTTATAGCTTCAGGCGAAAAATAAACTAA
- the pyrE gene encoding orotate phosphoribosyltransferase, which yields MPNDPRTDLLNLIATLSFKLGDFTLASGQKSDYYIDCRTTTLHAEGGRLSGLVFYDLIREHIPQAEAVGGLTMGADPLVSNTASASAWAVADHAEILELSSELELETGSDPPTVIHGFLVRKAEKAHGTGRRIEGFLKPGAQVVIVDDVCTTGGSTITAIEAAREAGMTVAGVLCLVDREQGGRAHIEAAAAGAPFLSVFTASDVRAAHVALKKS from the coding sequence ATGCCAAACGATCCCCGCACCGACCTGCTCAATCTGATCGCCACCCTCTCCTTCAAGCTGGGCGACTTTACCCTCGCCAGCGGCCAGAAGTCGGATTACTACATCGACTGCCGCACCACCACCCTGCACGCCGAGGGCGGACGCCTCTCTGGCCTCGTCTTCTACGACCTCATTCGCGAGCACATTCCGCAGGCAGAGGCCGTAGGCGGGTTGACCATGGGCGCCGATCCCCTGGTCTCGAACACGGCCAGCGCCAGCGCCTGGGCAGTGGCCGATCATGCAGAGATACTCGAGCTCTCGAGCGAACTTGAGCTCGAGACTGGATCGGACCCACCGACCGTTATCCACGGGTTTCTCGTTCGCAAGGCTGAGAAGGCTCACGGCACGGGACGCCGCATCGAAGGCTTTCTCAAACCAGGAGCGCAGGTCGTCATCGTCGATGACGTTTGCACCACCGGGGGCAGCACCATCACCGCTATCGAAGCCGCCCGGGAGGCGGGCATGACTGTCGCCGGGGTACTCTGCCTGGTAGACCGCGAACAGGGTGGCCGCGCCCACATCGAGGCTGCGGCGGCAGGAGCGCCGTTCCTCTCTGTGTTCACTGCCTCAGATGTGCGCGCCGCACACGTTGCCCTCAAAAAATCCTAA
- a CDS encoding CoA-binding protein has protein sequence MNEPSLIHALLSQPCTIAVVGLSADPGKPSHYVPAYMQQHGYRILPVNPVVDTVLGETSYPTLTALPVKPDIVNVFRLPKFIPAIVEEMIQLGLPNLWVQSGIINHEAAAKAETAGIRVVMDRCIMVEHRRTTL, from the coding sequence ATGAACGAACCTTCCCTCATTCACGCTCTGCTCTCCCAGCCTTGCACCATAGCCGTCGTAGGACTATCTGCTGATCCTGGCAAGCCCAGTCACTACGTCCCTGCCTATATGCAGCAGCATGGCTATCGGATTCTGCCTGTGAATCCGGTTGTGGACACGGTTCTTGGTGAGACCTCTTATCCCACTCTCACCGCGCTGCCGGTCAAACCCGATATCGTGAACGTCTTCCGCCTGCCGAAGTTCATTCCGGCCATCGTCGAGGAGATGATCCAACTCGGTCTTCCCAATCTCTGGGTTCAGTCAGGCATTATTAACCACGAAGCAGCCGCCAAAGCCGAGACCGCCGGTATTCGCGTCGTCATGGACCGCTGCATCATGGTGGAGCACCGCAGAACCACCCTGTAA
- a CDS encoding protein-disulfide reductase DsbD family protein — MKTRSLFAAVCFLFLLTTAHAQFQTVGDGGPGPVKAQHLTVQLVSASPAITPGGTLQAGLAFTLDPHWHVYWVNAGDAGEPPKITWTLPTGITAGDLQFPIPSRLPNEPLMDFGYENSVTFPILFTAEKSLKTGKIHLDAKVSWLVCARVCIPGRAHLGLDLNVTPGATPTQPTGALADAIHLLPQPPPADAKLTVMGGKSYFVLTLITGHKETTAEFYPFDQNQIVNAAPQTVEPLSNGVRLRIQRAPDLTTLPAQLHGLIKLSSTKAYDFTAPITPGEVAPAAGTKPAGNASGLTTITAIGLAFLGGIILNLMPCVFPVLFLKGLALVQSSSEERSRLRSHGLIYTLGILVSFWIIVAVLLGLRAGGAQAGWGFQLQSPVFIAVLSLGLFFFALSLAGQFELGLSLTSVGGELAQKQGFAGSFFTGVLATIVATPCTAPLMGAAIGFALAQPAGITFAVFTALGLGLATPYLLLSFQPAWTRILPRPGQWMETLKQLTAVPLFLTAIWLAWLFGRLYSPASSLDHMAYLLIGFLLVAIAGWTLARWPARWGSAIAAVVLGALAVAMSLYSPKDTTLVWQPYSQQALDQARAAGHPVFIDFTAAWCLSCQVNERLVLRSADVQHELAEHKLTLLRADWTQYDPEITKELASLNRSGVPTYVIYPANQNAPADVLPELLTKDLVLAAIDRDAH, encoded by the coding sequence ATGAAAACTCGCTCCTTGTTCGCCGCGGTCTGCTTTCTCTTTCTTCTTACGACCGCCCATGCGCAATTCCAGACAGTAGGCGACGGTGGCCCTGGCCCTGTAAAGGCTCAACATCTGACGGTTCAGCTTGTCTCAGCGTCGCCCGCCATCACTCCGGGTGGCACCCTGCAAGCTGGCCTCGCCTTCACGCTCGATCCCCATTGGCATGTCTACTGGGTTAATGCTGGAGATGCCGGCGAGCCGCCAAAGATCACCTGGACCCTCCCCACAGGCATTACCGCTGGAGATTTGCAATTTCCTATTCCGAGCCGTCTCCCTAACGAACCCCTGATGGACTTCGGCTATGAGAATTCTGTAACGTTTCCCATCCTGTTTACCGCCGAGAAGTCACTAAAAACGGGAAAGATTCACCTCGATGCCAAAGTGAGCTGGCTCGTCTGCGCCAGGGTCTGCATCCCCGGCAGAGCTCATCTTGGCCTCGACCTCAACGTCACTCCCGGAGCTACCCCGACCCAGCCCACCGGAGCGCTGGCCGATGCCATCCATCTGCTTCCCCAGCCCCCGCCAGCAGACGCCAAACTCACCGTCATGGGCGGCAAATCCTACTTTGTCCTGACCCTCATCACCGGTCACAAAGAGACTACCGCCGAGTTTTATCCCTTCGATCAGAACCAGATCGTCAACGCCGCTCCGCAAACCGTGGAACCTCTTTCCAATGGAGTTAGGCTCCGCATCCAGCGCGCCCCGGACCTCACGACACTACCCGCTCAACTCCACGGACTGATAAAGCTCAGCTCCACAAAGGCTTACGACTTTACCGCACCAATTACACCGGGCGAAGTCGCACCCGCTGCCGGAACCAAACCTGCGGGTAACGCCAGCGGCCTCACCACCATCACCGCAATCGGCCTCGCATTCCTCGGCGGCATCATACTCAACCTGATGCCTTGTGTCTTTCCGGTCCTCTTCCTCAAAGGTCTCGCACTGGTGCAGTCCTCCAGCGAAGAACGCAGCCGCCTGCGCAGCCACGGCCTCATCTACACGCTTGGCATCCTTGTCTCGTTCTGGATCATCGTCGCCGTCTTGCTAGGACTTCGAGCGGGTGGAGCCCAAGCCGGATGGGGCTTCCAGCTTCAATCTCCGGTCTTTATCGCCGTACTTTCACTCGGCCTCTTCTTCTTTGCTCTTTCACTGGCCGGTCAGTTCGAGCTTGGACTGTCGCTCACGAGCGTCGGTGGAGAGCTGGCTCAGAAGCAGGGATTTGCGGGTAGCTTCTTTACCGGAGTGCTGGCCACCATTGTGGCTACACCCTGCACCGCCCCCCTGATGGGAGCGGCCATAGGCTTTGCGCTCGCCCAGCCCGCAGGAATCACCTTCGCCGTCTTCACGGCGCTCGGTCTCGGTCTCGCAACGCCTTACCTGCTGCTCAGCTTCCAGCCTGCGTGGACGCGCATTCTGCCCCGGCCCGGCCAATGGATGGAGACGCTCAAGCAGCTTACGGCAGTTCCGCTCTTTCTTACAGCTATCTGGCTGGCATGGCTCTTCGGACGTCTCTATAGCCCGGCCAGCTCGCTGGATCATATGGCTTATCTGCTTATCGGCTTCCTGCTGGTGGCGATTGCCGGATGGACGCTGGCACGCTGGCCTGCGCGCTGGGGTTCAGCCATCGCCGCAGTGGTTCTTGGAGCGCTCGCCGTCGCTATGTCGCTTTATTCTCCAAAGGACACCACGCTGGTCTGGCAGCCGTACTCGCAACAGGCTCTCGATCAGGCCCGTGCAGCAGGACATCCTGTCTTCATCGACTTTACGGCTGCCTGGTGCCTGAGCTGCCAGGTCAACGAGCGGCTGGTGCTGCGTTCGGCTGATGTGCAGCATGAATTAGCGGAACACAAGCTCACGCTCTTAAGGGCAGACTGGACACAGTACGACCCGGAGATCACGAAGGAGTTGGCATCGCTGAATCGCAGCGGTGTGCCTACCTACGTCATCTATCCGGCCAACCAAAACGCTCCGGCTGATGTTCTGCCGGAGCTTCTAACCAAGGACCTTGTGCTCGCAGCGATCGACCGTGATGCCCATTAG